A single window of Leishmania panamensis strain MHOM/PA/94/PSC-1 chromosome 35 sequence DNA harbors:
- a CDS encoding phosphoribosylpyrophosphate synthetase, putative (TriTrypDB/GeneDB-style sysID: LpmP.35.5520): MEPCSSRNGSLRVVHGNANPKLAEDVCRYLSIPVTASRVGSFANGETIVKILESIRGDDLFVIQPTCGNSTGTNVNQAVMELLLIIHTLKLSSARRVIAVIPHYGYARQDRKHTGRVPISASAVARMVTEMGVNGVVTMDLHCGQIQGFFHGCPVADLSPSSEFAEYVKQKNFTPNSLVVVAPDAGAVSRARRMGDRIGASRIVTILKRRVVANQVESMQLVGEVEGCVCIIVDDMIDTAGTLCKAAEVLKEYGAKEVHAYATHGIFTDPACERLTQCDALVEVVVTDSIPQEESRQKCKKIKVISIAKLLADAIYRMHSEESLETVGHPEHFMPKHGDDLQPLESLVEEDEWSRHNE, encoded by the coding sequence ATGGAaccgtgcagcagccgcaacggCTCCCTTCGCGTAGTGCACGGCAATGCAAACCCGAAGCTCGCCGAGGACGTGTGCCGCTACCTCAGCatccctgtcaccgccagccGCGTCGGAAGCTTTGCTAACGGGGAGACGATTGTGAAGATTCTCGAGTCCATTCGTGGTGACGACCTCTTCGTCATTCAGCCCACCTGCGGCAATAGCACCGGCACGAACGTGAATCAGGCGgtgatggagctgctgctaATCATTCACACCCTGAAGCTGTCGTCAGCGCGTCGCGTGATCGCCGTGATTCCGCACTACGGGTACGCTCGCCAAGACCGCAAGCACACAGGCCGCGTGCCGATCAGCGCATCCGCCGTGGCACGGATGGTGACGGAAATGGGCGTCAATGGCGTCGTGACAATGGACCTGCACTGCGGCCAGATTCAAGGCTTCTTCCACGGATGTCCGGTAGCCGACCTCAGCCCCAGCTCCGAGTTCGCTGAGTACGTCAAGCAGAAGAACTTCACTCCGAACAGTTTGGTGGTTGTGGCACCAGACGCCGGCGCGGTGAGCCGGGCACGCCGCATGGGCGACCGCATTGGTGCCAGCCGCATTGTCACAATTCTGAAGCGCCGCGTCGTGGCTAACCAGGTCGAGTCGATGCAGCTGGTCGGAGAGGTtgaagggtgtgtgtgcatcaTTGTGGATGACATGATCGACACGGCCGGCACGCTGTGcaaggcggcggaggtgctgaaggAGTACGGAGCAAAAGAAGTGCACGCCTATGCAACGCACGGCATCTTCACCGACCCTGCGTGTGAGCGCCTCACGCAGTGCGATGCGCTTGTCGAGGTGGTGGTTACAGATAGCATTCCGCAGGAGGAGTCTCGCCAGAAGTGCAAGAAGATTAAGGTCATTTCCATCGCAAAGCTGCTTGCCGACGCCATTTACCGCATGCACTCGGAGGAGAGCCTCGAGACGGTGGGGCATCCGGAGCACTTCATGCCAAAGCACGGAGATGACCTACAGCCGCTCGAGTCACTCGTAGAGGAGGATGAGTGGTCGCGACATAACGAGTAA
- a CDS encoding ubiquinone biosynthesis methyltransferase, putative (TriTrypDB/GeneDB-style sysID: LpmP.35.5480), whose product MLRYTRLGRNMGLGDAYVKKVFDSVAPKYDMMNDILSLGIHRMWKKHFVEDCVCPLPGGKFLDIAGGTGDIAFRITDAICAREKSFGLVPKALDGTKVVVCDINAMMLKEGEKRAEREGYMDIDWVCASGEELPFEDEAFDSCTVSFGIRNFSDRPKALREAFRVLKVGGALNILEFSKVTCPLLSIPYDLWSYGFMPQAGRMLADEESYRYLVDSIRAFPDQETFAQAIRDAGFGYVRYENLTGGIACIHTGVKTTFIPIAPQTGFDMSPPKTSEVTSEVKPVPSSA is encoded by the coding sequence ATGCTGCGCTACACAAGGCTTGGCCGCAACATGGGCCTTGGTGATGCCTACGTGAAGAAAGTCTTTGACTCTGTCGCGCCCAAGTACGACATGATGAACGATATTCTCTCTTTAGGCATTCACCGCATGTGGAAGAAGCACTTTGTTGAGGATTGTGTTTGCCCACTGCCAGGCGGCAAGTTCCTGGATATTGCGGGCGGTACGGGGGACATTGCCTTTAGGATCACTGACGCTATCTGTGCCCGGGAGAAGTCGTTCGGGCTGGTGCCAAAGGCTCTCGATGGCACGAAAGTGGTTGTGTGCGACATTAACGCAATGATGCTAAAGGAGGGTGAGAAACGTGCGGAGCGCGAGGGCTACATGGACATTGACTGGGTCTGCGCAAGTGGCGAGGAGCTTCCGTTCGAGGATGAGGCATTTGACAGCTGCACAGTATCCTTTGGCATCCGAAACTTCAGCGACAGACCaaaggcgctgcgcgaggctTTTCGTGTTCTCAAGGTAGGTGGTGCGCTAAACATACTGGAGTTCAGTAAGGTGACTTGTCCGCTTTTGAGCATTCCTTACGATTTGTGGTCTTATGGCTTTATGCCGCAGGCGGGGCGCATGTTGGCAGATGAAGAGAGTTACCGCTATTTGGTCGATAGTATTCGAGCTTTCCCGGACCAGGAGACGTTTGCGCAGGCGATACGTGACGCTGGCTTTGGGTATGTCCGCTATGAGAATTTGACTGGTGGCATTGCTTGCATCCATACCGGGGTGAAGACCACCTTCATACCGATCGCCCCCCAAACTGGTTTTGACATGTCACCTCCAAAGACTTCAGAGGTGACATCTGAGGTGAAACCAGTGCCGAGCTCTGCATAG
- a CDS encoding NADH dehydrogenase, putative (TriTrypDB/GeneDB-style sysID: LpmP.35.5510), producing the protein MLRNTMLRLANPNVVVLGTGWAGCYAAHHLNPKLCNIQVISTRNHMVFTPLLPQTTTGTLEFRSVCEPITNIQPALAKLPHRFLRSVIYDVDFDEKQVKCVGIGVVGGSKNVPVNTFSVSYDYLIIAHGAKPNTFNIPGVEERAFFLREVTEARGIRKRLVQNIMAANLPTTSIEEAKRLLHTVVVGGGPTGIEFAANLADFFREDIKNVNTSLLPHCKVTVLEAGEVLGSFDATLRRYGQLRLKQLGVEIRKTAVVSVTDKQVFTKSGEVLPTGLVVWSTGVGSGPITKALKCDKTSHGRISIDDHLRVLRDGKPIPNVFAAGDCAASNEKPLPTLAAVASRQGRYIGKEINNLLKGKQMTKPFVYRSLGSMASIGSHSAIVSLGEKLKLDLNGYAALWVWKSAYLTILGSIRSKLYVIVNWAGSQIFGRDITYIADLTEDRTYSALAVEEVSKEVSRTEPDQMLCAGKTETTYTAAMPKESATKESVPGNPGESTRLTPHGQTTEDSREAQAAAAATPATPQEKV; encoded by the coding sequence ATGCTGCGCAACACGATGCTGCGGCTGGCGAACCCAAACGTGGTGGTGTTAGGCACGGGTTGGGCCGGCTGCTACGCCGCTCACCACCTCAACCCCAAGTTGTGCAACATTCAGGTCATCTCAACCCGAAACCACATGGTATTCACCCCACTACTGCCGCAGACGACGACTGGTACGCTTGAGTTCCGCTCCGTGTGTGAGCCCATCACCAACATTCAGCCTGCTCTTGCAaagctgccgcaccgcttCCTCCGCAGCGTCATCTACGACGTGGATTTCGACGAGAAGCAAGTAAAGTGCGTCGGCATCGGCGTTGTTGGCGGCTCGAAGAACGTGCCAGTTAACACCTTCAGCGTCTCATATGACTACCTCATCATAGCCCACGGTGCCAAACCCAACACGTTTAACATCCCTGGTGTGGAGGAACGGGCATTCTTCCTGCGTGAGGTGACCGAGGCCCGCGGCATCCGCAAGCGCCTCGTGCAGAACATCATGGCTGCCAACCTTCCGACCACCTccatcgaggaggcgaagcggctgctgcacacggtAGTGGTGGGTGGCGGGCCGACTGGTATCGAGTTTGCCGCCAACCTCGCCGACTTCTTCAGGGAGGACATCAAGAACGTCAACACCTCACTCCTGCCTCACTGTAAAGTGACAGTGCTGGAGGCAGGCGAAGTGCTGGGCTCTTTTGACGCCACGCTGCGGCGGTACGGCCAGCTCCGGCTGAAGCAGCTGGGCGTCGAGATCCGTAAAACAGCCGTAGTGAGTGTCACAGACAAGCAGGTATTCACCAAGTCaggcgaggtgctgccgaCGGGGTTGGTGGTGTGGAGCACCGGCGTCGGCTCGGGTCCGATAACCAAGGCCCTGAAGTGCGACAAGACAAGTCATGGACGCATCTCTATCGACGATCACTTGCGCGTTCTGCGCGATGGCAAGCCGATCCCGAACGTGTTTGCCGCTGGCGACTGCGCAGCCAGCAACGAGAAGCCGTTGCCAACGCtggccgccgtcgcctcgCGCCAGGGCCGCTACATTGGGAAGGAGATCAATAATTTGCTCAAGGGAAAGCAGATGACGAAGCCGTTTGTGTACCGCAGTTTGGGAAGTATGGCCTCCATCGGCAGCCACTCCGCCATTGTCTCACTCGGCGAAAAATTGAAGCTTGACCTGAACGGGTACGCGGCGCTCTGGGTGTGGAAGAGCGCCTACCTGACGATCCTCGGCTCGATCCGTAGCAAGCTCTACGTGATTGTGAACTGGGCCGGCAGCCAGATATTCGGTCGCGATATCACGTACATCGCCGACCTCACGGAGGACCGTACGTACTCTGCCCTGGCAGTGGAAGAGGTGTCGAAGGAGGTGAGCCGCACGGAGCCTGACCAGATGCTATGCGCTGGGAAGACAGAAACCACCTATACTGCTGCCATGCCCAAGGAAAGTGCTACCAAGGAATCCGTGCCTGGAAACCCTGGGGAGTCAACGCGACTGACCCCACATGGACAAACCACCGAGGATTCTCGGGAGGCTCaagcagccgccgctgccacgccggCCACACCACAAGAGAAAGTGTAG
- a CDS encoding hypothetical protein (TriTrypDB/GeneDB-style sysID: LpmP.35.5490), with amino-acid sequence MEATRGTAALPKKDAAERTLKRRRDGEYTDSYPLLPREAKALSLELRHLCPALCSGFFAHSKYGRLQHPRCRFAVDKPPVIVTVVSSVHPARSNEDGELLLSPLDTFRNCISSTTWDPRDEYLIASKRSGFQLFSTSSWLTFGNGLSETSKPVLELKSAIVQARLGGENRISFGLLVTQFLGSTLHTICGYSGTPQLDIFDLEDLDEATGLPLRTYNLRSLRFDSCSRPVGDISATTAVVTVSDTVAVAALSNGCSALIDVRTASPVLCTETPPPPAILSVCNPGTRRVAQGTAITAVEVADRSNCVQLLTGTKDGMIVLWDLRKRNEPVAVSSLGGEIQALHATDPSSSCRCGAPTVWLNTDSGDIVRLSIGASSFEEVTRVSTSDSQRTQLSATLSPPKFSVMPLFNLLIYPHISSNRLLFYDIGCGIHATEDHSAVGFAKCGTSTQKNIQSALVNDFMGTRSHFSEYESDDDCALLPSDLQKSTAPVSLLLSCPFSDWSYQICSVSASNKHSTVCIGGDDGDLHVLCDSIL; translated from the coding sequence ATGGAAGCCACCCGGgggacagcagcgctgccaaaAAAAGATGCTGCAGAACGCACATTGAAACGGCGGCGTGATGGAGAGTACACTGACTCAtatcccctcctcccgcgAGAAGCCAAAGCACTTTCTTTGGAGCTTCGCCATCTCTGCCCAGCCCTCTGCAGTGGGTTTTTCGCTCATTCCAAATATGGTCGCCTCCAGCACCCCCGGTGCAGGTTTGCAGTTGACAAACCGCCAGTGATTGTCACTGTTGTGTCAAGCGTGCACCCTGCACGCAGCAATGAAGATGGAGAGCTGCTTCTTTCGCCATTGGACACGTTTAGAAATTGTATCTCGAGCACTACGTGGGACCCCAGAGATGAATACCTCATTGCCTCCAAACGCTCCGGGTTTCAGCTTTTTAGTACGTCGTCCTGGCTCACATTTGGCAATGGGCTCTCCGAAACATCGAAGCCAGTATTAGAGCTCAAATCGGCCATTGTGCAAGCACGATTAGGGGGAGAAAATAGAATCAGTTTTGGTCTCTTAGTCACGCAGTTTCTTGGAAGTACGTTACACACCATTTGTGGCTACAGTGGTACCCCACAGCTCGATATTTTTGACCTAGAGGACTTGGACGAAGCAACGGGGTTGCCGCTCCGTACGTACAACCTTCGCTCTTTAAGATTTGACAGTTGCTCTCGGCCCGTGGGTGATATCTCGGCAACCACCGCCGTGGTGACGGTATCGGACACTGTTGCGGTTGCTGCTCTGTCTAACGGCTGCTCTGCACTCATTGATGTGCGGACTGCAAGCCCGGTACTTTGCACTGAgacacctcctccgcctgcaATTTTGAGTGTGTGCAACCCAGGCACACGACGAGTTGCGCAAGGAACAGCAATCACTGCCGTTGAAGTCGCTGATCGTAGTAATTGTGTCCAGTTGCTGACCGGAACCAAAGATGGAATGATTGTCCTTTGGGACTTGCGAAAGCGCAACGAGCCTGTTGCAGTAAGTTCCCTTGGTGGAGAGATTCAAGCACTGCATGCAACGGATCCATCATCGTCGTGTAGGTGCGGTGCGCCGACGGTGTGGCTCAACACCGATTCGGGTGACATTGTTCGTTTGTCAATTGGTGCGTCTTCTTTTGAAGAAGTGACGCGGGTGAGTACCAGTGACTCGCAACGCACTCAACTGTCAGCAACCCTGTCGCCGCCAAAATTCTCTGTTATGCCGCTGTTCAACCTTCTCATTTACCCTCACATTTCATCAAATAGGCTTTTATTTTACGATATTGGTTGTGGTATTCATGCTACTGAAGACCATTCTGCTGTTGGTTTCGCAAAATGCGGCACAAGCACGCAGAAGAATATCCAATCAGCGTTAGTGAATGACTTCATGGGAACCAGATCGCATTTTTCCGAGTATGAAAGCGATGACGACTGCGCACTGCTTCCCTCTGATTTGCAAAAGAGCACTGCACCCGtgtcccttctcctctcttgcccaTTTTCTGATTGGTCATATCAAATATGCAGCGTTTCTGCGTCCAACAAGCATAGCACTGTTTGCATCGGGGGTGATGACGGCGATTTGCATGTGCTCTGTGACTCTATCTTATGA
- a CDS encoding tyrosine specific protein phosphatase, putative (TriTrypDB/GeneDB-style sysID: LpmP.35.5500), whose translation MHKRLRKEKQRFDAHLRRLGERVYPTLEDGFDRELAKLRRVDEHVRSNLDEYYSASLGSSMVKNRFPNVKPNEGTIVHLNEASFQGDGAYINANYVDAREKFSVPFVYIATQSPMKNTVLDFWRMVYENDSAFIVMLCAVEENGKIKSETYWPLRGETYDMGMLTVTHVAESMQQNSVHRCLLLRNVRGDEKEVLHIQYLTWPDQGVPQSSVTLMEMINSIAKSPRSTRSPIVVHCSGGVGRTGVFIGLHIALAQFQLGLVNISIPHIVGYLKTCRSGMVGRRDQYIFLYYAVQREMERMILSQKAGINLLDSRPRLATPAVTRADPAPTPMTSPLIMPIPVPARGWHRTSIFTLFRSSKSVRPTDLRSASIRTPKHRNIEADVVAMENYLQRAGSSPCSGRSPNMSHTGNRSSPMEALHHACRQTSFSSKSLFIPVPHEPNMHCRQVGTSRSSTSHTSETTTPVFRSTSLLQEELARLQQVNRVKRFSPSLACGIGGS comes from the coding sequence atgcACAAAAGGCTAcgcaaggagaagcagcgcttTGACGCACACCTCCGCCGACTTGGCGAGCGTGTTTACCCCACCCTCGAAGATGGGTTTGATCGGGAGCTagcgaagctgcgccgcgtcgacGAACATGTCCGGAGCAACCTGGATGAATACTACAGCGCCTCCCTTGGTTCGAGCATGGTGAAGAACCGCTTCCCTAATGTGAAGCCAAACGAGGGCACAATCGTGCACCTGAACGAGGCCAGTTTCCAAGGAGACGGCGCGTACATTAATGCCAACTACGTCGACGCACGCGAGAAGTTCAGCGTGCCGTTTGTGTACATCGCGACGCAGTCGCCAATGAAAAATACCGTGCTGGACTTTTGGCGCATGGTGTACGAGAATGACTCGGCCTTTATTGTGATGCTCTgtgcggtggaggagaatgGCAAGATAAAGAGTGAAACCTACTGGCCCCTGAGAGGCGAGACGTACGACATGGGGATGCTGACTGTCACCCACGTTGCGGAGAGCATGCAGCAGAACTCGGTTCACCGTTGCCTGTTGCTTCGCAACGTTCGTGGTGACGAAAAAGAGGTGCTTCATATACAGTACTTGACTTGGCCGGATCAAGGGGTACCGCAAAGCAGCGTCACACTAATGGAGATGATTAATTCCATCGCCAAGTCGCCGCGTAGTACGCGGTCGCCGATCGTAGTGCACTGCTCCGGCGGAGTTGGGCGCACGGGTGTCTTTATTGGTCTGCACATCGCTCTCGCACAGTTTCAGCTTGGTCTGGTAAACATTAGCATTCCTCACATTGTTGGCTACCTGAAGACGTGCCGCAGCGGAATGGTGGGGCGCAGGGACCAATACATCTTTCTCTACtacgcggtgcagcgcgagATGGAGCGCATGATCCTATCTCAGAAAGCCGGCATCAATCTGCTTGACAGCCGACCACGCTTGGCAACCCCAGCGGTGACCCGCGCCGACCCAGCTCCGACGCCGATGACTTCCCCACTGATCATGCCCATCCCCGTCCCAGCTCGAGGATGGCACAGGACCTCCATCTTCACGCTGTTCCGCTCCTCGAAGTCAGTCCGCCCCACCGACCTTCGCTCTGCGTCAATCCGGACCCCCAAACACCGAAATATAGAGGCCGATGTGGTTGCCATGGAGAACTACCTGCAACGCGCAGGATCGTCGCCCTGCTCGGGACGTAGCCCAAACATGAGCCATACGGGCAATCGCTCCTCTCCTATGGAGGCCTTACATCACGCATGTCGCCAAACCTCATTCTCATCAAAATCACTCTTCATCCCAGTGCCGCATGAACCGAACATGCACTGCCGTCAGGTTGGTACCTCTCGATCAAGCACGAGCCACACGTCGGAGACCACAACACCAGTGTTTCGGTCCACGTCACTTCTGCAAGAGGAACTCGCGCGACTGCAGCAGGTCAATCGCGTGAAGCGCTTCTCTCCGTCGTTGGCCTGCGGCATTGGTGGCAGCTAG
- a CDS encoding protein kinase, putative (TriTrypDB/GeneDB-style sysID: LpmP.35.5470) translates to MSHFRGSFSRTPPRSGAISMPRDLSQTPAISRLGSTVKTPHIQKCVVDQTEDDDHPLEHMTVYFEEEDLRLVTTGLLGKGGFGKVFDAVSNSGDAYALKVSSKRMSENDWKRLKEEVTLMSHFSRHPNIVKFYAAGKDEDRAYVVMERCAGKSLHDIIASRSLDVPEILWIGWALISTISYIHSKGCIHRDLKPQNLLFDNEGNLKITDFGLSSRISEAHPRKTVAGTAMYMAPEMAVEVYKRMTQNSDAPSLSYGKEVDTWSIGVVLYVLLTRMNPYLEAMEQKGMHQLNKGHKSLALFNAVAGAAWSWPREWKGDPQLCRLVERVLHREASRRATLMEVLEDSVWNRRPLSCPLSLLQKLNLLEPSPSGALPLNNLAENLQFRPKRTTEAMLREGLERVEATEQRGRAQVELEYYETYNVLWSLLTLARAEVDTRADILQSEEVQRGKLRNQFLTRQSTRDRGGSVSLVSEVADCETTTPRASRSVRRSVSLTEEERGRIVRSSPVQYAVVYPGRDTATRWNLRAVVSLPRDMTDEIEREFKCMNGHLMTKLTSMPHGYNGFDCNVCDRGILKITGESPAFRCYKCDYDVCMKCAYSGKFKDVSFVCVTCAKRFTSTAKLQGHSLRCRGPSESPSPRRSSRMNTMLWDEPKRPSLLEVQLPEASQSESKLHASRCRSGRRTYNRTSTGGRISIGDPNVHSVVDFDAMVAEHREADFPDVSACASATGRELSQQRKLAGNRRGRPSTMSSGSLSLDLPPQVQVPSKGSRAPVQPRSSAELRDIMEEVEQQKQAMRRDPLLYGPATPPQYNSNGEIIGIAARRRAESVEMTRAEVITIRAEVANRPHELQRQPRVPRSASSSRLENAPQSLHKRRREEWQQPVHAPSPSGAVNRVAVEEHVAKHAVLPPQVPRGKGQPPRAPSVSGHTAQGGPPLPRRGPAAPSPAATLKTHLSAFQIPAAIPPKNFTSIRQSSYSMTNTMAATYSASTTEPADRAGAANAALGYGAASTRSHALSRPNGAFLALPREEHSRRQFLDDFLSGGWVRFYSFTNEDTVVMYYSLQPGRYGAMFPTEAGVGTAVLDVYAKLVLYVPCMNNESTNRSQPHPHVQTFYDEEARILSLTEAQRYLGGVLRCITGFVDEFSRLKSEGLTPAAVHAAYIHHRSMSHVPRDTKFVYIRKVFPDPSGSFTLFRLSNLRSQVVCNAMVDIRWQSDRRHNVGQKYYINADGTAEPFLVDQTGILSQLETVLNNNFRR, encoded by the coding sequence ATGTCGCACTTTCGCGGCTCTTTCTCGCGGACTCCACCAAGGAGTGGGGCGATTTCTATGCCGCGTGACTTGTCACAGACCCCTGCCATCTCTCGACTTGGAAGCACTGTGAAGACGCCACACATCCAAAAGTGTGTCGTTGACCAAACAGAGGACGATGATCACCCACTGGAGCACATGACGGTCTacttcgaggaggaggaccttAGACTAGTTACCACTGGGCTTCTCGGAAAGGGTGGTTTTGGAAAGGTGTTCGATGCCGTTTCCAACAGCGGTGATGCTTACGCGCTCAAGGTGTCATCAAAGCGCATGAGCGAAAATGACTGGAAGCGACTAAAGGAGGAAGTGACACTCATGAGTCATTTCTCGCGCCACCCCAACATTGTCAAATTTTACGCTGCTGGTAAGGATGAAGATCGCGCCTACGTGGTAATGGAGCGCTGCGCAGGCAAGTCACTCCACGATATCATAGCCAGCAGGAGTCTTGATGTGCCGGAGATTTTGTGGATTGGGTGGGCCCTGATCAGCACCATCTCCTACATTCATTCCAAAGGCTGCATTCACCGCGACCTGAAGCCACAGAATCTTTTGTTTGACAATGAGGGTAATTTAAAGATTACAGATTTTGGTCTTTCCAGCCGCATATCAGAGGCGCATCCCCGCAAGACGGTTGCGGGGACGGCAATGTACATGGCGCCTGAAATGGCAGTTGAGGTTTACAAGCGAATGACCCAGAACTCGGACGCCCCGTCACTGAGCTACGGCAAGGAGGTGGACACGTGGAGTATCGGTGTGGTCCTCTATGTGCTCTTGACACGCATGAATCCATATCTCGAGGCGATGGAGCAAAAAGGTATGCACCAGCTGAACAAGGGACACAAGTCACTTGCCCTCTTTAATGCTGTAGCGGGCGCTGCGTGGAGTTGGCCAAGAGAGTGGAAAGGTGATCCACAGCTCTGCAGGCTTGTGGAACGCGTGTTGCACCGCGAGGCATCGAGGCGCGCCACGCTAATGGAGGTGCTCGAGGACTCTGTGTGGAACCGCCGGCCCCTCTCCTGTCCACTTTCTCTGCTACAGAAGCTCAACTTGCTGGAGCCTTCGCCGTCAGGTGCACTGCCTCTGAACAACCTTGCCGAGAATCTACAGTTCCGCCCGAAGCGCACGACAGAGGCGATGCTACGCGAAGGACTAGAGCGTGTCGAAGCCACTGAGCAACGCGGTCGTGCTCAGGTGGAGCTTGAGTACTATGAAACCTACAATGTCCTCTGGAGTCTTCTTACTCTGGCGCGGGCGGAAGTGGACACCAGGGCTGACATCCTCCAGTctgaggaggtgcagcgagggAAGCTGCGCAATCAGTTTCTGACTCGCCAGTCTACTCGTGACAGGGGTGGCAGCGTCTCGTTGGTGTCAGAGGTTGCCGATTGCGAGACAACCACCCCTCGTGCATCTCGATCAGTGCGTCGCAGCGTCAGCTtgaccgaggaggagcggggcAGAATCGTGCGTTCTAGCCCGGTCCAGTACGCAGTGGTGTACCCCGGACGCGACACCGCCACTCGTTGGAACCTCCGTGCTGTAGTCTCGCTTCCACGCGACATGACGGACGAAATTGAGCGCGAGTTCAAGTGTATGAACGGGCATCTGATGACAAAGTTGACGTCGATGCCGCACGGCTACAACGGTTTCGACTGCAATGTGTGCGATCGTGGCATTCTCAAGATCACCGGCGAGTCGCCAGCCTTCCGATGCTACAAGTGTGACTACGATGTGTGCATGAAGTGCGCATACTCCGGCAAGTTTAAAGACGTCAGCTTTGTCTGCGTGACATGCGCGAAGCGCTTCACTTCGACCGCAAAGCTGCAGGGGCATTCCTTGCGCTGTCGCGGACCGAGCGAAAGTCCCTCACCGCGACGATCGTCGCGCATGAACACCATGCTCTGGGACGAGCCGAAGAGACCGAGCTTACTGGAGGTACAGCTGCCTGAAGCCTCCCAGAGCGAGTCGAAGCTACAcgccagccgctgccgctcggGACGCCGCACGTACAACCGCACATCCACTGGTGGCCGCATCAGCATTGGGGACCCGAATGTGCACAGTGTGGTGGACTTTGACGCAATGGTGGCCGAGCACCGCGAGGCGGACTTTCCTGATGTGAGTGCCTGCGCATCCGCCACCGGCCGCGAACTCTCGCAGCAACGAAAGCTCGCGGGTAATCGGCGCGGCCGGCCATCCACCATGTCCAGCGGCAGCCTTTCGCTAGACTTGCCGCCGCAAGTGCAGGTACCAAGCAAGGGGTCGCGCGCACCAGTGCAGCCACGCAGctcggcggagctgcgcgatatcatggaggaggtggagcaaCAGAAGCAGGCAATGCGCCGTGACCCCCTCTTGTACGGAccagccacgccgccgcagtaCAATAGCAACGGCGAGATTATCGGCATCGCGGCTCGTCGCCGCGCAGAGAGCGTGGAGATGACACGGGCAGAGGTAATCACGATTCGTGCAGAGGTCGCGAATCGGCcgcacgagctgcagcgtcaacCGCGCGTaccgcgcagcgcctcctcatcACGTCTAGAGAATGCGCCTCAGAGCCTCCACAAGCGGCGTCGCGaggagtggcagcagccCGTGCATGCACCATCGCCATCCGGTGCGGTGAACCGAGTCGCCGTGGAGGAGCACGTGGCGAAGCATGCTGTCCTGCCGCCTCAGGTGCCGCGCGGGAAAGGACAACCACCACGCGCCCCCTCCGTTAGTGGGCATACCGCACAGGGTGGCCCGCCACTACCGCGCCGCGGCCCAGCCGCGCCGTCTCCAGCAGCAACTTTGAAGACCCACCTCAGCGCCTTCCAGATCCCCGCTGCCATTCCTCCTAAGAACTTTACCTCCATCCGGCAGTCGAGCTACTCCATGACGAACACGATGGCAGCCACGTACAGCGCTTCCACAACCGAGCCGGCAGACCGAGCAGGAGCTGCGAACGCTGCTCTTGGCTACGGGGCTGCTTCGACACGCAGCCATGCGCTAAGCCGACCCAACGGTGCCTTTTTGGCGTTGCCGCGCGAGGAGCACAGTCGCCGGCAATTCTTGGACGACTTTCTTAGTGGTGGCTGGGTGCGTTTCTACTCCTTCACAAACGAGGACACTGTCGTCATGTACTACTCACTGCAACCTGGTCGCTACGGGGCCATGTTCCCCACCGAGGCGGGCGTCGGCACTGCTGTGTTAGATGTGTACGCGAAACTGGTCCTCTACGTACCGTGCATGAACAATGAGAGCACGAACCGCAGCCAACCCCACCCACACGTGCAAACGTTctacgacgaggaggcgcgtaTTCTTAGCCTGACTGAGGCGCAACGGTACCTAGGCGGTGTGCTACGCTGCATCACAGGATTTGTAGATGAGTTTAGTCGCTTGAAATCCGAGGGTCTTActccagcggcggtgcatgCTGCCTATATTCATCACCGTAGCATGTCCCATGTGCCACGGGACACGAAGTTTGTGTACATTCGCAAAGTGTTCCCCGACCCCTCTGGGTCTTTCACACTGTTCCGCCTGTCAAACCTGCGCTCGCAAGTCGTTTGTAACGCCATGGTAGATATTCGATGGCAGAGTGATCGGCGCCACAACGTTGGGCAAAAATATTACATCAACGCGGACGGTACCGCTGAGCCTTTTCTCGTCGATCAAACCGGCATTTTGTCGCAGCTGGAGACGGTCCTCAATAACAACTtcaggaggtga